A single region of the Streptomyces sp. NBC_01262 genome encodes:
- a CDS encoding bifunctional lysylphosphatidylglycerol flippase/synthetase MprF translates to MLSATPPSEDVRHALEEHADNPSAFLAMNAGTEYFRADGINGMIAYRTSGRCIVQFGGPFAGPADRPALLAAFRAYAAQAHKRVIAVQLQSADADLYGRSGFTVNQIGASYAVRLADFTLRGSKFVKLRNKISRAKRSGLEVAEADPLTADGELTGIDKDWLRGKGRFVKELAFLVGERTGDAAPLRRLFVGRIEGVPVGYISYSPVYGSRPGWLHDLSRRRQEVPPGVMEAINAAALGAMTGEGAGWLHFGFTPFVGLDPEREVPAASPTVGRIVRFLAEHGEKVYPSRTQLAYKEKWDPHVVLPEYIAFDGKPSAMAIWRLMRLANAI, encoded by the coding sequence ATGCTGTCAGCCACTCCTCCGTCTGAGGACGTACGCCACGCCCTCGAAGAACACGCGGACAACCCCAGCGCATTTCTCGCGATGAACGCGGGGACCGAATACTTCAGGGCCGACGGCATAAACGGAATGATCGCCTACCGCACCTCGGGCCGCTGCATCGTGCAGTTCGGCGGCCCCTTTGCCGGACCGGCCGACCGCCCCGCCCTGCTCGCCGCTTTCCGTGCGTACGCAGCACAGGCACATAAACGGGTGATCGCCGTCCAGTTGCAGAGCGCGGACGCGGATCTCTACGGGCGCAGTGGATTTACGGTCAATCAGATCGGCGCCTCCTATGCGGTCCGGCTTGCCGATTTCACCCTGCGCGGCTCGAAATTCGTGAAGCTGCGCAACAAGATTTCCCGCGCGAAGCGGAGCGGCCTCGAAGTGGCCGAAGCCGACCCCTTGACCGCCGACGGCGAGCTGACCGGAATCGACAAGGACTGGCTGCGGGGCAAGGGCCGGTTCGTCAAGGAGCTGGCCTTCCTCGTCGGCGAGCGGACCGGGGACGCGGCGCCGCTGCGGCGGCTCTTCGTCGGCCGGATCGAGGGGGTTCCGGTCGGCTACATCTCGTACTCCCCGGTCTACGGCAGCCGGCCGGGCTGGCTGCACGACCTGAGCCGGCGCCGGCAGGAGGTGCCGCCGGGGGTGATGGAGGCGATCAACGCCGCCGCCCTCGGGGCGATGACCGGCGAGGGCGCGGGGTGGCTGCACTTCGGCTTCACGCCGTTCGTGGGCCTGGACCCGGAGCGGGAGGTGCCGGCGGCCAGCCCGACGGTGGGCCGGATCGTACGGTTCCTCGCCGAGCACGGGGAGAAGGTCTACCCGTCGCGGACCCAGCTCGCCTACAAGGAGAAATGGGATCCGCACGTCGTGCTGCCCGAGTACATCGCCTTCGACGGCAAGCCGAGCGCCATGGCGATCTGGCGTCTGATGCGCCTCGCCAACGCCATCTGA
- a CDS encoding aspartate aminotransferase family protein, translating into MLGAVVETSSEGAWITAADGKRYLDFGGYGVFILGHRHPRVVRAVKAQIDAHPLATRVFLEPVAAAAAEALASVAPGDLDLVHFVNSGAEATEAGLKLARAHGKTALITTERGFHGKTLGALSVTANRAYQQPFEPLLPDTCQVPYGDLPAMRAALAARAGRGCVIVEPVQGEGGVRVPPPGYLWGVATACAEFGAFLVVDEIQSGLGRLGMWWGCDLEAVVPDVLLVGKGLSGGVVPAAAMMARPAAYLPFGRDPILHSSTFGASPIACAAALAAVETIRDEGIVDRAARLGERLLDDIRAVVAKRAPQLVADIRGRGLLIGIEAADQRHVGELLLEFMDRGVLVNHSLNNSGVIRFTPPAILCEDEVRLFLRVLDESLTAVAERT; encoded by the coding sequence ATGCTCGGCGCCGTGGTGGAGACGTCCTCCGAAGGCGCGTGGATCACCGCCGCCGACGGCAAGCGGTATCTGGACTTCGGCGGGTACGGGGTCTTCATCCTCGGCCACCGCCACCCCCGGGTGGTCCGGGCCGTAAAGGCGCAGATCGACGCGCATCCGCTGGCCACCAGGGTCTTCCTGGAACCGGTGGCCGCCGCGGCCGCCGAGGCGCTGGCGAGCGTGGCCCCGGGGGACCTGGACCTGGTGCACTTCGTCAACTCCGGGGCGGAGGCCACCGAGGCCGGGCTGAAACTGGCCAGGGCGCACGGCAAGACCGCGCTCATCACCACCGAGCGGGGCTTCCACGGCAAGACGCTGGGCGCGCTGAGCGTCACCGCGAACCGCGCGTACCAGCAGCCGTTCGAGCCGCTGCTCCCGGACACCTGCCAGGTGCCGTACGGCGACCTGCCCGCGATGCGGGCGGCGCTGGCGGCCCGGGCCGGGCGGGGCTGCGTCATCGTCGAGCCGGTGCAGGGCGAGGGCGGTGTGCGGGTGCCGCCGCCGGGATATCTCTGGGGGGTCGCGACGGCATGCGCGGAGTTCGGCGCGTTCCTGGTCGTCGACGAGATCCAGAGCGGTCTCGGCCGGCTCGGCATGTGGTGGGGCTGCGACCTGGAAGCGGTGGTCCCCGACGTACTGCTGGTCGGCAAGGGCCTGTCCGGCGGGGTGGTCCCGGCGGCGGCGATGATGGCCCGGCCCGCGGCGTATCTGCCCTTCGGCCGTGACCCGATCCTGCACTCCTCGACCTTCGGGGCCTCCCCGATCGCCTGCGCCGCCGCTCTGGCGGCGGTGGAGACGATCCGGGACGAGGGCATCGTGGACCGGGCCGCGCGGCTCGGCGAGCGGCTGCTCGACGACATCCGGGCGGTGGTCGCCAAGCGGGCTCCGCAGCTCGTCGCCGACATCCGGGGGCGCGGCCTGCTGATCGGCATCGAGGCGGCGGACCAGCGCCATGTCGGGGAACTCCTGCTGGAGTTCATGGACCGGGGCGTGCTGGTCAACCACTCCCTCAACAACTCCGGGGTGATCCGCTTCACCCCGCCGGCCATCCTCTGCGAGGACGAGGTCCGGCTGTTTCTGCGGGTGCTCGACGAATCGCTGACCGCAGTCGCGGAACGCACCTGA
- a CDS encoding acyl-CoA dehydrogenase family protein: MRFLGRERAALEALLPGLDAELASRPLGELESPGSPGIKAFKELGGPGLLVPTAHGGKGADALNAVRVQRAIGSRSPSLAVATTMHHFSLASLVVLSETGNGFEWMLLTGIVDGNLLLASGFAEGQPGGSILRPTMTARVTDEGIRVDGAKRPCSLARSMDLLTASVMVPRLDGTGEQLAVVLIPADGPGIAVAPFWGSFALAGAESDQVTVTDVLVPPDLVVRTDVPEGQVLDDIQTTGFVWFELLMTASYLGAASALVERVVANERIPDIERVRLVGETEAAMAAVENVARQTGNALCDQSLLVDSLYVRYAAQDTIARVVPRAVELLGGLNFMSSDDIGYLAAAVNGLGLHPPARSRMSGPLARHLGGQPLEIV; encoded by the coding sequence ATGAGGTTTTTGGGGAGGGAACGGGCTGCCCTGGAGGCGCTGCTGCCGGGGCTGGACGCCGAGCTGGCGAGCCGCCCGCTGGGCGAGCTCGAAAGCCCGGGAAGCCCGGGGATCAAGGCGTTCAAGGAGCTGGGCGGACCGGGCCTGCTGGTGCCCACCGCGCACGGCGGCAAGGGCGCCGACGCGCTCAACGCGGTACGGGTCCAGCGGGCGATCGGCTCGCGGTCCCCGTCGCTGGCGGTGGCCACGACCATGCACCACTTCTCGCTGGCCAGCCTGGTCGTGCTGAGCGAGACCGGCAACGGCTTCGAGTGGATGCTGCTGACCGGAATCGTGGACGGCAACCTGCTGCTCGCCTCCGGGTTCGCCGAGGGACAGCCCGGCGGCAGCATCCTGCGGCCCACGATGACCGCCCGCGTCACCGACGAGGGGATCCGGGTGGACGGGGCCAAGCGGCCGTGCAGCCTGGCCCGTTCGATGGACCTGCTCACCGCGAGCGTCATGGTGCCCCGGCTGGACGGCACCGGCGAGCAGCTCGCCGTGGTGCTGATCCCGGCCGACGGCCCGGGGATCGCCGTGGCCCCGTTCTGGGGCAGCTTCGCCCTGGCGGGCGCGGAGAGCGACCAGGTCACGGTCACGGATGTGCTGGTGCCGCCGGATCTCGTCGTACGTACGGATGTCCCGGAGGGCCAGGTGCTGGACGACATCCAGACCACCGGGTTCGTGTGGTTCGAGCTGCTGATGACCGCCAGTTATCTGGGTGCGGCCAGCGCGCTGGTGGAGCGGGTCGTGGCCAACGAGCGGATCCCCGACATCGAGCGGGTGCGCCTCGTCGGCGAGACCGAGGCCGCCATGGCGGCGGTGGAGAACGTGGCCCGGCAGACCGGGAACGCGCTCTGCGACCAGAGCCTGCTGGTGGACTCGCTGTATGTCCGCTACGCCGCCCAGGACACCATCGCGCGCGTCGTGCCACGGGCGGTGGAACTGCTCGGCGGGCTGAACTTCATGAGTTCGGACGACATCGGCTATCTGGCCGCCGCGGTGAACGGGCTGGGGCTGCACCCGCCGGCCCGCAGCAGGATGTCCGGCCCGCTGGCGCGCCACCTCGGCGGCCAACCGCTCGAAATAGTCTGA
- a CDS encoding SDR family oxidoreductase: protein MSKPTLLLTGAAGVLGRAFVEELAADYHLIGLRHRAAIDDPRVEELTGTLADPHLGLGPETSRELARRVDVVLHSAARTAWRGSREKLFAANVTGTEHMLAFAGTAAAPFYYVSTAFVARPPDEEHRGAGPGAYVDSKIAAERVVRESGLPAAIVRPSVVGGDSRTGRIASFQGMHKVLGGIVQGTIPVVPADPGSPFDTVPQDVVARGVKRLIAGGVTSGEYWLTAGRNSPTLGEYVELILQVAERMGHAPQHPPRLMPAEVLDRLLLPLMEDAIPASLRQQFSGFIELLLLFQSSSAMESSFDALGMSDYVSHRALMAGFEKSVQYWIATKMPARGVVT, encoded by the coding sequence ATGAGCAAGCCGACTCTGCTGCTCACCGGGGCCGCCGGTGTGCTCGGGCGGGCCTTCGTCGAGGAACTCGCCGCCGACTACCACCTGATCGGCCTGCGCCACCGCGCGGCCATCGACGACCCCCGGGTCGAGGAGCTGACGGGCACCCTCGCCGACCCGCACCTGGGGCTCGGCCCCGAAACGTCGCGGGAACTGGCCCGCAGGGTGGACGTGGTGCTGCACTCGGCGGCCCGCACCGCCTGGCGCGGCAGCCGGGAGAAGCTCTTCGCCGCCAATGTCACCGGCACCGAGCACATGCTGGCCTTCGCCGGGACCGCCGCCGCGCCCTTCTACTACGTCAGCACCGCCTTCGTGGCCCGGCCGCCGGACGAGGAGCACCGCGGCGCCGGCCCGGGAGCGTACGTCGACTCCAAGATCGCGGCCGAGCGGGTGGTGCGCGAGAGCGGGCTGCCCGCCGCCATCGTCCGCCCCTCGGTGGTGGGCGGGGACTCGCGCACCGGGCGGATCGCCTCGTTCCAGGGCATGCACAAGGTGCTCGGCGGGATCGTCCAGGGCACCATCCCGGTGGTGCCCGCCGATCCCGGATCCCCGTTCGACACCGTCCCGCAGGACGTGGTGGCCAGGGGTGTCAAGCGGCTGATCGCGGGCGGCGTCACCTCCGGCGAGTACTGGCTGACCGCCGGGCGCAACTCGCCCACCCTGGGCGAGTACGTCGAGCTGATCCTCCAGGTCGCCGAGCGGATGGGCCACGCGCCGCAGCACCCGCCCCGCCTGATGCCGGCGGAGGTCCTGGACCGGCTGCTCCTGCCGCTGATGGAGGACGCGATCCCGGCCTCGCTGCGGCAGCAGTTCAGCGGATTCATCGAGCTGCTGCTGCTCTTCCAGTCCTCCTCCGCGATGGAGTCCTCCTTCGACGCGCTGGGGATGTCCGACTACGTGAGCCACCGTGCGCTGATGGCGGGCTTCGAGAAGTCCGTCCAGTACTGGATCGCCACGAAGATGCCGGCCCGGGGGGTCGTGACGTGA